One Phaseolus vulgaris cultivar G19833 chromosome 2, P. vulgaris v2.0, whole genome shotgun sequence DNA window includes the following coding sequences:
- the LOC137811494 gene encoding AAA-ATPase At3g50940-like has protein sequence MRSSMGTFSSSFTNVRSASSWFELYAAFSTFIMLLRSAINDLIPQQVRSFVHSKLKAFFTSRQKSNVVSIQVAELWDGHTNQLFQAVQEYLPTRISQSYKSLKVGKLPKHKNILMAVDGKQEVVDEFENITLKWKLVEQSSRKDSDNRDPLRPRKSTGFERESFYLTFDEKHRDVVMNKYLLHVLNAYQEMQAKQRTIKIHSIGGGRCWQKSDLTHPASFKSLALDPEQKQGIIDDLDRFLRRKELYKKVGKPWKRGYLLYGPPGTGKSSLIAAMADHLKFDVYDLELTSVFSNSDLMRTLKETSNRSIIVIEDIDCNREVHVRSKPKAFSDSDSDSDNDHKHVQIKTNRFTLSGLLNYMDGLWSSGGEERILVFTTNHRERIDPALLRPGRMDMHIHLSFLTSKAFRILASNYLDVEGDHPLFQQIDDLLEKIQVTPAVVAEQLMRYEDPDVCLEELVQFLQQKAKESLPLD, from the exons ATGAGATCTTCTATGGGTACTTTCTCTTCCTCATTTACAAATGTTCGTTCCGCCTCATCATGGTTCGAGTTGTACGCTGCTTTCTCCACGTTCATTATGCTTCTGAGAAGCGCAATCAACGATCTCATACCCCAACAAGTTCGCTCTTTCGTACACTCGAAACTAAAGGCTTTCTTCACAAGCCGTCAAAAAAGCAACGTTGTCTCAATTCAGGTGGCTGAACTTTGGGATGGCCACACCAACCAACTCTTCCAAGCCGTTCAAGAGTATCTCCCGACAAGGATCTCCCAGTCTTACAAATCCCTCAAAGTTGGGAAACTTCCAAAGCACAAGAACATACTAATGGCAGTGGATGGAAAACAGGAGGTGGTGGATGAATTTGAAAACATCACGCTCAAATGGAAGCTGGTTGAGCAAAGCTCCCGAAAAGACTCTGATAATCGAGACCCTCTTCGTCCTCGCAAGTCAACGGGTTTCGAGAGGGAGTCGTTTTATCTAACCTTTGATGAGAAGCATCGAGATGTGGTCATGAACAAGTATCTCTTGCACGTTCTGAACGCATACCAGGAGATGCAAGCAAAGCAGAGAACCATCAAGATCCATTCCATTGGTGGTGGAAGATGTTGGCAGAAAAGTGACTTAACTCATCCAGCATCGTTCAAGTCGCTTGCATTGGATCCAGAGCAAAAGCAGGGAATCATTGATGATTTGGATAGGTTTTTGCGGAGGAAGGAACTGTACAAGAAGGTGGGGAAGCCTTGGAAACGTGGCTACCTCTTGTATGGTCCCCCAGGAACAGGAAAATCTAGCCTTATTGCTGCTATGGCCGATCACTTGAAGTTTGATGTCTATGATCTGGAACTAACCTCTGTGTTTTCTAACTCAGACCTCATGCGAACCCTGAAGGAGACATCTAACCGCTCCATCATCGTCATCGAAGACATCGACTGCAACAGAGAGGTGCATGTTCGATCAAAACCAAAAGCCTTTTCAGATTCCGATTCCGATTCCGACAACGACCACAAGCATGTACAg ATTAAGACAAACAGGTTTACTCTGTCGGGTCTGCTTAACTACATGGATGGGTTGTGGTCAAGTGGTGGAGAGGAGCGGATTTTAGTCTTCACAACCAATCACAGAGAAAGAATTGACCCTGCGTTGCTGCGCCCTGGTCGTATGGACATGCACATTCACTTGTCCTTCCTCACAAGCAAGGCCTTTCGAATTCTAGCTTCCAATTACTTAGACGTTGAAGGAGATCATCCACTCTTTCAACAAATTGATGATCTGTTGGAGAAAATACAAGTAACCCCTGCAGTGGTAGCAGAGCAACTAATGAGATATGAGGATCCTGACGTTTGTTTGGAAGAACTTGTTCAATTTCTCCAACAAAAGGCCAAGGAAAGCCTCCCTTTAGACTAG